In the genome of Deinococcus sp. KSM4-11, one region contains:
- the pcaB gene encoding 3-carboxy-cis,cis-muconate cycloisomerase, whose protein sequence is MPLTPMDSELFGQMFAQPEVAALYTDHAYLQRLLDVEAALARAQARLGLIPLASAEAITALATDFEPDLARLSAGLLQDGVPVPALLAQLRPALPPEAREHLHFGATSQDIVDTAFVLGARGALAVLRRLLLEVGDHLAGLGQSHAATLMPGRTHAQNALPITFGLKAAGWLTPLTRHLERLAELEGRLYAVSFGGAAGTLAALGQRGLDVAQALADELSLSVPPTPWHAQRDTVLELSAWLTGVCTSLGKFAQDVILLSQSEVGEVGEGGGGGGSSTMPQKQNPITAELILAAASTSAGLLAASARSGVQEHERGTHGWQVEWLVVPQLLGLTGAALAHSARLLSGLEVRAERMSQNLAASNGLMLAESLSFMLAQVMPRAEAQQLVRSAASRAAGGAGHLVTLVRDQLGSRGSDIDWARVTEAHTLGVSAELIQRALDHYVHVRELAAQEHR, encoded by the coding sequence GTGCCGCTGACCCCGATGGATTCCGAACTCTTCGGCCAGATGTTCGCCCAGCCCGAGGTGGCGGCCCTGTACACCGATCACGCCTACCTGCAGCGGTTGCTGGACGTGGAGGCGGCCCTGGCCCGTGCACAGGCGCGGCTGGGCCTGATCCCACTGGCCTCCGCCGAGGCGATCACCGCCCTGGCCACCGACTTCGAGCCGGATCTGGCGCGGCTGAGCGCTGGCCTGCTGCAAGACGGCGTTCCCGTGCCTGCCCTCCTCGCCCAGCTGCGGCCGGCCCTCCCGCCCGAGGCCCGCGAGCACCTGCATTTCGGAGCCACCAGTCAGGACATCGTTGATACGGCCTTCGTGCTCGGCGCACGCGGCGCCCTGGCTGTGCTGCGGCGCCTGCTCCTGGAGGTGGGAGACCACCTCGCCGGGCTGGGCCAGAGCCACGCGGCCACGCTGATGCCCGGGCGCACCCATGCCCAGAACGCGCTCCCCATCACTTTCGGCCTCAAGGCTGCCGGGTGGCTCACGCCGCTCACCCGACACCTGGAACGGCTCGCTGAACTGGAGGGGCGGCTGTACGCCGTCAGCTTCGGTGGCGCGGCGGGCACCCTGGCGGCGCTGGGTCAGCGTGGGCTGGACGTGGCGCAGGCCCTGGCCGACGAGCTGTCCCTGAGCGTGCCCCCGACCCCCTGGCATGCCCAGCGCGACACGGTGCTGGAGCTGAGCGCATGGCTCACCGGCGTGTGCACCAGTCTCGGCAAGTTCGCCCAGGACGTCATCCTGCTCTCGCAGAGCGAGGTGGGCGAAGTGGGCGAGGGCGGCGGGGGTGGCGGCAGCAGCACCATGCCCCAGAAACAGAATCCCATCACAGCAGAACTGATCCTGGCAGCGGCCAGCACCAGCGCCGGCCTGCTCGCCGCCTCCGCACGCAGCGGCGTGCAGGAGCACGAGCGCGGCACGCACGGCTGGCAGGTCGAGTGGCTGGTCGTGCCGCAACTGCTCGGCCTGACCGGTGCGGCCCTGGCCCACTCGGCCCGCCTGCTCTCCGGCCTGGAGGTGCGGGCCGAGCGCATGTCGCAGAACCTGGCCGCCTCCAACGGCCTGATGCTCGCCGAGTCGCTGAGCTTCATGCTGGCCCAGGTGATGCCCCGAGCCGAGGCCCAGCAACTCGTGCGATCCGCTGCCAGCCGGGCTGCAGGCGGCGCGGGCCACCTTGTCACCCTTGTGCGCGATCAACTCGGCTCCCGCGGTTCAGACATCGACTGGGCCAGAGTCACGGAAGCCCACACCTTGGGCGTCAGCGCTGAACTTATCCAGCGGGCGCTCGACCACTACGTCCACGTCCGCGAGCTGGCGGCTCAGGAGCACAGATGA
- the pcaG gene encoding protocatechuate 3,4-dioxygenase subunit alpha: MTTERPVLLPETSNIPADAFGPSPSQTVGPYFHQGLIHGFQGHQSAVGHVTVDPFSAEAGGVPGERIRLTGQVFDGDGVVIPDALIEVWQADAFGQYVHGPDAVFTGFARTHTRTPEARYEVHTIKPGAVSGGAPKLWLWVGMRGLLTHLYTAVYFSDEDNRTDPLLAAVPEARRSTLIARRQELPAGVTYAFDLRMQGEGETVFFTP; the protein is encoded by the coding sequence ATGACGACTGAGCGGCCTGTCCTGCTGCCCGAGACCTCCAATATTCCCGCGGATGCCTTTGGCCCGTCACCCAGCCAGACGGTGGGGCCGTACTTCCACCAGGGCCTGATCCACGGCTTCCAGGGCCACCAGAGTGCGGTGGGACACGTCACGGTGGATCCCTTCAGCGCGGAGGCCGGCGGCGTTCCCGGTGAGCGCATCCGCCTGACCGGGCAGGTCTTCGACGGTGACGGCGTGGTGATTCCCGACGCCCTGATCGAGGTGTGGCAGGCCGACGCGTTCGGGCAGTATGTCCACGGGCCGGACGCGGTGTTCACAGGCTTCGCGCGCACGCACACCCGCACACCGGAGGCCCGCTACGAGGTGCACACCATCAAGCCCGGCGCCGTATCCGGTGGGGCGCCCAAATTGTGGCTGTGGGTGGGCATGCGCGGCCTCCTCACCCATCTCTACACCGCCGTGTACTTCAGCGACGAGGACAACCGCACCGATCCGCTGCTGGCCGCCGTGCCCGAAGCGCGCCGCTCCACCCTGATCGCCCGGCGCCAGGAACTGCCCGCGGGCGTCACCTACGCGTTCGATCTGCGCATGCAGGGTGAGGGCGAGACCGTGTTCTTCACGCCATGA
- the pcaH gene encoding protocatechuate 3,4-dioxygenase subunit beta: protein MTHSADPTAQTSTGSPHPPHLYPPYTSSVKRAPHELLMPLPDALRDHGGPVFGRGLLRSDDFDTTRNARVNGEPLGERITVRGRLLDSSGRPIRGALIETWQANAAGRYVHQHDRHDAPLDPNFTGTARMLTDDRGEYDLVSIRPGPYPWGNHPNAWRPAHIHFSVFGTNFSERLVSQMYFPGDPLLAHDPIYQGIPDEKGRARLVSAFDLSLTQPGWALGYRFDIVLGGSAATPFEEPDHDD from the coding sequence GTGACCCACTCCGCCGACCCCACCGCCCAGACATCCACCGGGTCGCCGCATCCGCCACACCTCTATCCGCCGTACACCAGCAGCGTGAAGCGCGCTCCGCACGAACTCCTGATGCCGCTCCCGGACGCCCTGCGCGATCACGGCGGTCCCGTCTTCGGCCGGGGGCTGCTGCGCTCCGACGACTTCGACACCACCCGCAACGCCCGGGTGAACGGGGAGCCGCTGGGTGAACGCATCACCGTGCGCGGACGGCTGCTGGATTCGTCTGGGCGGCCGATCCGGGGCGCCCTGATCGAGACGTGGCAGGCCAACGCCGCCGGACGCTACGTCCACCAGCACGATCGCCACGACGCGCCGCTGGATCCCAACTTCACCGGTACCGCCCGCATGCTCACCGACGACCGCGGCGAGTACGACCTGGTTTCGATCCGGCCCGGCCCGTACCCCTGGGGCAACCATCCCAACGCGTGGCGGCCTGCCCACATCCACTTCAGCGTGTTCGGCACGAATTTCAGCGAGCGGCTGGTGAGCCAGATGTACTTCCCCGGCGATCCGCTGCTGGCCCACGATCCCATCTACCAGGGCATCCCGGACGAGAAGGGCCGCGCCCGTCTGGTCAGCGCCTTCGACCTGAGTCTCACGCAACCGGGCTGGGCACTGGGCTACCGCTTCGACATCGTGCTGGGGGGCAGCGCCGCGACCCCCTTCGAGGAGCCCGACCATGACGACTGA
- the pcaD gene encoding 3-oxoadipate enol-lactonase codes for MPFVPTSTLTLHVQRSGAAAAPPLVFLNPLGSDLRVWDDVAGHLAAGFQIIRYDLRGQGLSDAPDGEYTLADHVADLAGLLDVLGLGTVSLAGCSLGGLVAQAFALTHPERVGRLALLDTLPRIGSVASWTERKAQVQEHGLAALAPELTRRWFAPGYFATHAEDAHGYTTLLARTPPTGYLGSCAALRDADLTDRITALTAPTLLLCGEEDVSTPPDACRALAHQLGAEFGLIAGAAHLPMVEQPQAVAERLLTFLQPGQSRLERGMAVRRQVLGAAHVDRATAQATDLDRDFQQFITEYAWGGPWSRGHLDTRTRHLLTLAILTALPREHELELHVRATLNTGVTPDDLREVFMHVAVYAGVPVANRAFAIAKAVLREEP; via the coding sequence GTGCCTTTCGTCCCCACCTCCACCCTGACCCTGCACGTCCAGCGTTCCGGCGCGGCCGCCGCGCCGCCGCTGGTGTTCCTCAATCCCCTCGGCAGCGACCTGCGCGTCTGGGATGACGTGGCCGGCCACCTGGCCGCCGGTTTCCAGATCATCCGCTATGACCTGCGCGGTCAGGGCCTCAGCGACGCCCCGGACGGTGAGTACACGCTGGCCGATCATGTGGCCGACCTGGCCGGCCTGCTGGATGTCCTGGGGCTGGGGACGGTGTCGCTGGCCGGCTGCTCCCTGGGGGGGCTCGTGGCCCAGGCCTTCGCCCTGACGCATCCGGAGCGCGTCGGGCGGCTGGCACTGCTGGACACCCTGCCGCGGATCGGGAGCGTGGCCAGCTGGACCGAACGCAAGGCGCAGGTGCAGGAACACGGCCTGGCGGCGCTGGCCCCGGAGCTGACCCGGCGCTGGTTCGCGCCTGGCTACTTCGCCACCCACGCGGAGGACGCCCACGGGTACACCACCCTGCTGGCCCGCACGCCGCCGACCGGCTACCTGGGGAGCTGCGCGGCCCTGCGCGACGCCGACCTAACGGATCGGATCACCGCGCTGACAGCGCCCACCCTGCTCCTGTGTGGGGAGGAGGACGTGTCCACTCCGCCGGACGCCTGCCGCGCCCTGGCCCACCAGCTCGGGGCGGAGTTCGGGCTGATCGCGGGCGCCGCCCACCTGCCGATGGTCGAGCAGCCGCAGGCGGTGGCAGAGCGGCTGCTTACCTTCCTGCAGCCCGGGCAGTCCCGGTTGGAGCGGGGGATGGCCGTGCGCCGGCAGGTGCTGGGGGCGGCGCACGTCGACCGGGCCACCGCGCAGGCCACCGACCTCGACCGGGACTTCCAGCAGTTCATCACCGAGTACGCGTGGGGCGGCCCGTGGTCCCGAGGACACCTGGACACCCGCACCCGCCACCTGCTGACGCTGGCGATCCTGACCGCCCTCCCGCGCGAGCACGAGCTGGAGCTGCACGTGCGGGCCACCCTCAACACCGGTGTCACGCCAGACGACCTGCGCGAGGTGTTCATGCACGTCGCGGTGTACGCGGGCGTGCCGGTCGCCAACCGCGCCTTCGCCATCGCCAAGGCCGTCCTCAGGGAGGAGCCGTGA
- a CDS encoding 4-hydroxybenzoate 3-monooxygenase, which yields MTHPTRTQVVIVGAGPAGLFLAHLLHRQGIESVILDIRTREEIEQTIRAGVLEQWTADLMRDLGLGERLDREAHVHSGISLQYGRERCHLDLEELTGGKRVTVYPQHEVLRDLIAGHVEQGGQIHFGVQDVDLSRATDDRPQVTFRRRAGSPPETLEGNFVVGCDGSQGHSRQYIEGRIEYHKLYPFGWLGILVEAPPSYHELVYARHERGFALLSTRSDTVQRMYIQCEPTEDIAAYPDERIWQELQTRLAMDGWQLTEGRIFQKGVVGLRSFVTDRMQRGPLFIAGDAAHIVPPTGAKGLNLAVADAVYLFRGLEQHYAGGGRARLDAYTDTCLRRVWRAERFSWYMTTLLHVNPEENAFEQRIHMADLEYVTSSRAAATALAENYVGLPLDG from the coding sequence ATGACCCACCCCACCCGCACCCAGGTCGTGATCGTCGGCGCCGGCCCCGCCGGCCTGTTTCTGGCCCATCTGCTGCACCGCCAGGGCATCGAGAGCGTCATCCTGGACATTCGCACCCGCGAGGAGATCGAGCAGACCATCCGGGCCGGGGTCCTTGAGCAGTGGACGGCCGACCTCATGCGCGACCTGGGCCTGGGCGAGCGCCTCGACCGGGAGGCCCACGTCCACAGCGGGATCAGCCTCCAGTACGGCCGCGAGCGCTGTCATCTCGACCTGGAAGAGCTGACCGGCGGCAAACGCGTCACCGTCTATCCCCAGCACGAGGTGCTGCGTGACCTCATCGCCGGCCACGTTGAGCAGGGCGGGCAGATCCACTTCGGGGTTCAGGACGTCGATCTGAGCCGCGCGACCGACGACCGCCCGCAGGTGACGTTCCGGCGCCGCGCAGGGAGTCCCCCGGAGACGCTCGAGGGCAACTTCGTGGTCGGCTGTGACGGATCCCAGGGCCACAGCCGTCAGTACATCGAGGGCCGTATCGAGTACCACAAGCTCTACCCCTTCGGCTGGCTGGGCATCCTGGTGGAAGCGCCGCCCTCGTACCACGAACTGGTCTATGCCCGCCACGAGCGGGGCTTCGCGCTGCTCAGCACCCGCTCGGACACGGTACAGCGCATGTACATCCAGTGCGAACCGACTGAGGACATCGCTGCGTATCCCGACGAGCGCATCTGGCAGGAACTGCAGACCCGACTTGCCATGGACGGCTGGCAGCTTACCGAGGGGCGCATCTTCCAGAAGGGAGTGGTAGGACTGCGCAGCTTCGTGACCGACCGCATGCAGCGCGGCCCGCTGTTCATCGCCGGCGACGCCGCACACATCGTGCCGCCGACCGGCGCGAAAGGCCTGAACCTCGCCGTGGCCGACGCCGTGTACCTGTTCCGGGGCCTCGAGCAGCACTACGCCGGCGGCGGGCGTGCCCGGCTGGACGCCTACACCGACACCTGCCTGCGCCGCGTGTGGCGGGCCGAGCGCTTCAGCTGGTACATGACGACCCTGCTGCACGTGAACCCCGAGGAGAACGCCTTCGAGCAGCGCATCCACATGGCCGACCTGGAGTACGTGACCTCCTCACGCGCGGCGGCGACGGCCCTAGCCGAGAACTACGTGGGGTTGCCGCTGGACGGCTGA
- a CDS encoding nitrilase-related carbon-nitrogen hydrolase, with protein sequence MSSRTFRVIAVQPKWHATDFTSAAAFRAWMRAQLEAARPHLAGDRPTLVVLTELNGLPLVLRGGRWALGLRTFERVAGALFLARLPRTLPVLLRERVSPVRALQLADSDANLRLYLHTCRDLAREYGVYLCCGSAPTPRYRLEGRRLRREPGTLTNQTVLLAPDGTLIGATDKVHLTPSEEAGGVDLTPGQLDELRVFPTPVGDLGVAISLDAFRPDIIGRLDAQGCTIMLQPDANGAPWTGPDGLPPDPDEIRDQPQAWLDSSWAVTARGGVIRYAVNPMVVGNLLDLTFDGQSAITGPPREALQPRSYVMTTPRPGFLALAPWVDDGNAEHLRRVGQQLAAHSGHPRENAYLTAVLHADLTLSATTLSTPSRTAHELALSALLSGKVPQARPFPWLLLVLAAITCAVRRKR encoded by the coding sequence ATGTCCTCCCGAACGTTCCGCGTGATCGCCGTGCAGCCCAAGTGGCACGCCACGGACTTCACGTCCGCCGCCGCCTTTCGCGCCTGGATGCGCGCTCAGTTGGAGGCCGCCCGCCCCCACCTGGCCGGGGATCGCCCGACGCTGGTCGTCCTGACGGAACTCAACGGCCTGCCCCTGGTGCTGCGCGGCGGCCGCTGGGCCCTGGGCCTGCGAACCTTCGAGCGGGTGGCGGGCGCCCTGTTCCTGGCCCGTCTGCCCCGCACCCTGCCGGTGCTGCTGCGTGAGCGCGTGTCGCCCGTGCGGGCCCTGCAACTCGCGGACAGCGACGCGAACCTGCGCCTGTACCTGCACACCTGCCGTGACCTGGCCCGCGAGTACGGCGTGTACCTGTGCTGCGGTTCGGCCCCCACGCCCCGCTACCGCCTGGAGGGCCGCCGGCTGCGGCGCGAACCGGGGACGCTGACCAACCAGACCGTGCTCCTCGCGCCGGACGGCACCCTGATCGGCGCAACGGACAAGGTGCATCTCACCCCGTCCGAGGAGGCCGGCGGGGTCGACCTCACACCCGGCCAGCTTGACGAACTGCGGGTGTTTCCCACGCCGGTCGGCGACTTGGGCGTCGCCATCAGCCTCGACGCCTTCCGGCCAGACATCATCGGGCGCCTGGACGCGCAGGGCTGCACGATCATGCTGCAACCCGACGCAAACGGGGCCCCCTGGACTGGCCCGGACGGCCTTCCCCCCGACCCGGACGAGATTCGCGACCAGCCGCAGGCCTGGCTGGACTCCAGCTGGGCTGTCACCGCCCGCGGCGGCGTGATCCGCTACGCCGTGAACCCCATGGTGGTCGGCAACCTCCTTGACCTGACCTTCGACGGGCAGAGTGCCATTACCGGCCCCCCACGGGAAGCGCTGCAGCCGCGCAGCTACGTCATGACCACCCCCCGGCCCGGGTTTCTGGCGCTGGCCCCCTGGGTCGACGACGGCAACGCCGAACACCTGCGACGCGTGGGCCAGCAGCTCGCCGCGCACAGCGGCCACCCGCGCGAGAATGCCTACCTCACCGCCGTCCTCCACGCGGATCTGACGCTGTCCGCCACCACCCTGAGTACACCGTCCCGCACCGCGCACGAACTCGCCCTGAGTGCCCTCCTGAGCGGAAAAGTACCGCAGGCAAGGCCATTCCCCTGGCTGTTGCTCGTGCTTGCAGCCATCACCTGCGCGGTCAGGCGCAAGCGTTGA
- a CDS encoding allophanate hydrolase subunit 1 produces the protein MSGPTFMLLGDAALVVGTSLARELHADLRARPLPGVRESVPALNVLTVLFDPLHPDCNALEDALRARLAGLHPRAQGGGRTLVVPVTFGTDVGPDLAWCAAHTQRTEAEFIAALCGLTLEVAFLGFTPGFAFLTGLPQELRMPRLAAPRERVPPGSVALGGPWAGVYPRATPGGWRIVGHTAMKFFDLSQPEPVPWQPGDRVRFEALP, from the coding sequence ATGTCCGGGCCCACCTTCATGCTTCTGGGAGACGCGGCGCTCGTGGTGGGCACGTCCCTGGCGCGGGAACTGCACGCCGACCTGAGGGCGCGGCCCCTGCCGGGCGTGCGTGAGAGCGTGCCGGCCCTGAACGTGCTGACGGTGCTGTTCGACCCGCTGCACCCTGACTGCAATGCACTGGAGGACGCTCTGCGGGCGAGACTCGCCGGCCTGCACCCCAGAGCGCAGGGTGGGGGACGGACACTGGTCGTCCCGGTGACCTTCGGGACGGACGTGGGGCCGGATCTGGCGTGGTGTGCGGCGCACACGCAGCGCACCGAGGCGGAGTTCATCGCGGCGCTGTGCGGCCTGACGCTGGAGGTAGCGTTCCTGGGCTTCACGCCGGGCTTCGCGTTCCTGACCGGCCTGCCGCAGGAGCTGCGGATGCCGCGTCTGGCCGCGCCGCGCGAGCGGGTGCCGCCGGGGAGCGTGGCGTTGGGCGGCCCCTGGGCGGGCGTGTACCCACGCGCCACGCCCGGCGGCTGGCGGATCGTGGGGCACACAGCCATGAAGTTCTTCGACCTGTCCCAGCCTGAGCCGGTGCCGTGGCAGCCGGGTGACCGCGTGCGTTTCGAGGCCCTGCCGTGA
- a CDS encoding biotin-dependent carboxyltransferase family protein gives MIEVLRPGLQTTVQDAGRRVRSLGIPAGGAADAGARRLANALVGNAPGAAGLEFTLSGPTLRLHADALLSVCGAPFDATLDGQPFPLWRAVTVQAGQTLAVSGTSLGARAFLAVRGGLNGQEVFGSISTDLRGAFGGQEGRALRRGDRLTWTPLPAAQPPRAFIDVDLRTTVTAPHLLHVLPTPDATPDLLDSMLGQPFTVSTQADRMGVRLTATVPAPHDPARVSVPNVPGLIQLPPDGRPILLLPDAGTHGGYPTPLVVVSADLPRLGQLRPGDRVTFQVVTLAWAHAALQAQERGLRQAEAALRLWYGR, from the coding sequence ATGATCGAGGTGCTGAGGCCCGGCCTGCAGACGACCGTGCAGGACGCGGGTCGGCGAGTCCGGTCACTGGGCATTCCGGCGGGCGGCGCGGCCGACGCGGGCGCGCGTCGGCTGGCGAACGCCCTGGTCGGGAACGCACCCGGGGCGGCCGGACTGGAATTCACGCTGAGCGGCCCCACGCTGCGGCTGCACGCCGATGCGCTGCTCAGCGTGTGTGGCGCGCCCTTCGACGCCACGCTGGACGGCCAGCCCTTCCCGCTGTGGCGGGCGGTGACGGTGCAGGCCGGGCAGACCCTGGCGGTCTCGGGTACGTCGCTGGGCGCGCGGGCCTTCCTGGCAGTGCGCGGCGGCCTGAACGGACAGGAGGTGTTTGGCAGTATCTCCACCGATCTGCGCGGCGCCTTCGGCGGGCAGGAGGGCCGCGCCCTGAGGCGCGGTGACCGGCTGACCTGGACTCCCCTGCCCGCGGCACAGCCGCCCCGCGCGTTCATCGACGTGGATCTCCGGACGACCGTCACGGCCCCACATCTGCTGCACGTCCTGCCCACCCCGGACGCCACGCCAGATCTGCTGGACTCCATGCTGGGACAGCCATTCACGGTCAGCACGCAGGCCGACCGCATGGGCGTGCGCCTGACCGCAACAGTTCCCGCCCCGCACGATCCGGCGCGCGTGAGCGTCCCGAATGTGCCGGGCCTGATCCAGCTCCCGCCGGACGGTCGGCCGATCCTGCTGCTGCCCGACGCGGGCACACACGGCGGCTATCCCACCCCGCTGGTCGTGGTGAGCGCCGACCTACCCCGCCTGGGCCAGTTGCGGCCCGGCGACCGCGTGACCTTCCAGGTCGTGACCCTGGCCTGGGCGCACGCCGCCCTGCAGGCCCAGGAACGAGGATTGCGCCAGGCCGAGGCCGCCCTGCGGCTGTGGTACGGCCGCTGA
- a CDS encoding 5-oxoprolinase subunit PxpA translates to MAQHSIDLNADLGEGSAHEEAVMASVTSANIACGGHAGSPDTMRESLRLAARFGVAAGAHPGFPDREGFGRRELSFPPAEVTAFVREQIEALKAVAAREGVPLHHVKPHGMLYNMAVKDAVLARAIAQAAADSGLPLYYGLAGDTSVMLQEAAALGLDALGEGFADRGYAPDGSLWPRGQAGALLPAAEAVAQGVRIAREGFTVAVSGERVAVPARTLCLHGDGAEAAGLARELRTALEGAGVRVAAPAGQQP, encoded by the coding sequence ATGGCACAGCACAGCATTGACCTGAACGCGGATCTGGGCGAGGGCAGCGCGCACGAGGAAGCCGTGATGGCGTCCGTCACCAGTGCGAACATCGCGTGCGGCGGTCACGCCGGGAGTCCGGACACCATGCGGGAGTCCCTGCGGCTCGCGGCGCGCTTCGGGGTGGCGGCGGGAGCGCATCCAGGCTTTCCTGACCGCGAAGGCTTCGGGAGGCGCGAACTATCCTTCCCGCCCGCCGAGGTCACGGCCTTCGTACGGGAGCAGATCGAGGCTCTCAAAGCCGTGGCCGCGCGCGAGGGCGTGCCCCTGCACCACGTGAAACCGCACGGCATGCTCTACAACATGGCCGTCAAGGACGCCGTGCTGGCGCGCGCCATCGCGCAGGCGGCCGCCGACTCCGGCCTTCCGCTGTACTATGGACTCGCCGGCGACACCAGCGTGATGCTGCAAGAGGCGGCGGCCCTGGGCCTGGACGCGCTGGGCGAGGGCTTCGCCGACCGGGGGTACGCGCCGGACGGCAGCCTGTGGCCGCGTGGGCAGGCCGGCGCGCTCTTGCCCGCCGCCGAGGCCGTTGCCCAGGGCGTGCGGATCGCGCGGGAGGGCTTCACGGTGGCCGTGTCGGGGGAACGGGTCGCCGTACCCGCGCGAACGCTGTGCCTGCATGGCGACGGCGCGGAGGCGGCTGGACTGGCGCGCGAGCTGCGGACCGCGCTGGAGGGCGCGGGGGTGCGCGTGGCGGCCCCTGCGGGCCAACAGCCCTGA
- a CDS encoding GGDEF domain-containing protein: MRATMRDPATLTPPVLPNRPHRAARPLLAGGLNRRDMYLLALPVAILSLLPSWLERPLDAFEHYALPALLLLATFAALLADRWALERVLTGLLGGLWVGLLGRVAFVLLGSEDVALGALALCGPWIPVLLAAHVWMLGREAGRLASQLALGGLVLVVLVCGVLHPALATTTMGTVVMQVLLASLAALGGQRSGLLRLRREVRQQRLGSDLTGRGDSLTGLPDGRAARRWLRQATPRRLEGLAVAVIIIDHYPQIEATRGEAFAGCLLAHIARALEGALRDEDALTRLGPSEFAALLRVPDERAARAACERLRLRVASRPLDGVNVTVSVGVAVYGGEGDGLALLAGAQDALDDVRDAGGNRARLAGARRTIVEGMEPELRST, encoded by the coding sequence ATGCGCGCGACGATGCGCGACCCCGCCACTCTGACCCCCCCGGTGCTGCCGAACCGCCCCCACCGCGCGGCCCGCCCCCTGCTGGCTGGGGGCCTGAACCGGCGCGACATGTACCTGCTGGCCCTCCCGGTCGCGATCCTGTCTCTGCTGCCGTCGTGGCTGGAACGGCCGCTGGACGCCTTCGAGCACTACGCCCTGCCCGCCCTGCTGCTGCTGGCCACCTTCGCGGCCCTGCTGGCCGACCGCTGGGCACTGGAACGGGTGCTCACGGGCCTGCTGGGGGGCCTCTGGGTGGGCCTGCTGGGCCGCGTGGCCTTCGTGCTGCTCGGGTCGGAGGACGTGGCCCTGGGAGCGCTGGCGCTGTGCGGGCCGTGGATTCCGGTGTTGCTGGCGGCGCACGTGTGGATGCTGGGTCGCGAGGCGGGCCGCCTGGCCAGCCAGCTGGCCCTGGGCGGCCTGGTGCTGGTAGTGCTGGTATGTGGTGTGCTGCACCCGGCGCTGGCCACGACGACCATGGGCACCGTGGTCATGCAGGTGCTACTGGCCTCATTGGCGGCGCTGGGTGGCCAGCGTTCCGGGCTGCTGCGCCTGCGCCGCGAGGTGCGCCAGCAGCGCCTGGGCAGCGACCTGACCGGACGGGGCGACAGCCTGACCGGCCTGCCCGATGGCCGCGCCGCGCGGCGCTGGCTGCGACAGGCCACTCCACGCCGCCTGGAGGGACTGGCGGTGGCCGTCATCATCATCGATCACTACCCACAGATCGAGGCCACGCGCGGGGAGGCCTTCGCCGGGTGCCTGCTGGCGCATATCGCCCGCGCGCTGGAAGGAGCCCTGCGGGACGAAGACGCCCTGACCCGACTGGGCCCGTCGGAATTTGCCGCCCTGTTGCGCGTCCCAGATGAACGGGCGGCCCGCGCGGCCTGCGAGCGGTTGCGCCTGCGGGTCGCGTCACGGCCGCTGGACGGTGTGAATGTGACCGTCAGCGTGGGGGTCGCGGTGTACGGCGGCGAGGGAGACGGCCTGGCCCTGCTCGCCGGAGCGCAGGATGCGCTGGATGACGTGCGGGACGCGGGTGGCAACCGCGCCCGGCTGGCCGGTGCCCGCCGCACCATCGTCGAGGGAATGGAACCAGAACTCCGGTCGACCTGA
- a CDS encoding DUF427 domain-containing protein, protein MKAIWNGRIIAQSDDTVIVEGNHYFPLGSVNAEYLSPSATHTSCPWKGVASYHTLSVDGQENRDAAWYYPAPKDAAQQIAGRVAFWKGVQVTAD, encoded by the coding sequence ATGAAAGCCATCTGGAACGGCCGAATCATCGCCCAGTCCGACGACACCGTAATTGTCGAGGGCAACCATTACTTCCCGCTCGGCAGCGTGAACGCCGAGTACCTGAGTCCCAGCGCCACGCATACCTCCTGTCCGTGGAAGGGCGTGGCCAGCTACCACACCCTGAGCGTGGACGGCCAGGAGAACCGCGACGCCGCGTGGTACTACCCGGCCCCGAAGGACGCCGCGCAGCAGATTGCCGGTCGCGTCGCCTTCTGGAAGGGCGTGCAGGTCACAGCGGACTGA